In Ornithodoros turicata isolate Travis chromosome 1, ASM3712646v1, whole genome shotgun sequence, the DNA window caccaaaaagatgacaaaatAAAAGATTTTCGCAATTTGTGCACCAGCAACTTCGTATTTAACTTGCCGCCGCCGTGACTTGCTCCCAGCGACCGGATTCTGCTCACCACGTGGTCCTCGCCTCGCCCCGCCCTCCTCCACCTCCGCATGTGCCGACCGCAGAGCCAATGGCCACGCTTTACCCTTCATAGATGACCCTTGCGCTGGCTGCTGACATCGTGCACTTCCCATTCGTATTTGCACGTGTGCTACGCTTACGCAGTTCGTTGTCATCTGCCTTGTGAACATCGTCAACATGGGCTACGACAACTATACCGCGAAGTTCAAGTTACGTGTCATAGAAGCAGCCGAGGAGCAAGGAAACAGGGCGGCAGCACGGCAGTTCCGGATCCACGTGTGGTATTGGTGAAAGCAGAAAGACCGTCTCTTGACAGCCGGGCATGCGAGAAAGGCGTTCCGTGGACCTAAACAAGGCGAGTACCCGGTAGTCGAAGAGTTGTTGCTGGAACACGTGCAGAAGTTGAACGTGCAGAAGAAGGAACGATTGATGCGCTGTATTGGTCGAAATGCTGCAGTTTGAAGCGAGGGGTATTGCAACCATGAAAGCTGTACCAGCGACGTCATTTAAAGCAAGCAGAGGCTGGGTGACACGATTTATGAGGAGGAAAGGGCTCTCCCTCCGAAGAAGAACGACATTGTGCCAGCGTCTGCCATCAGATTTCGAGGACAAAGTGATCGCATTTCACAGACATGTGATTAAGAAACGAAAGTTGAACAACCACCTGCTCTCGCAAATTGGGAACGCCGACCAGACTCCAATAAACTTTGACATGCCACCCAGCTTGACTGTAGACAGAAAAGGTGCTTCAAGTGTCTCCATCCGTACGGCAGGCTGCGAGAAGCAGCGGTGCACCGTCATTTTGGTAGTCACTGCCAACGGAAGAAAGCTACTGCCGTACGTAGTGTTTAACCGGAAAATGATGCCGAACGAACAGTTGCCAAAAAACCTTCATGTGCGCGTGCAACCAAAAGGATGGATGGACGAAACCTTAGTCCAAGATTGGGTGCGCAGTGTTTGGGCGGCCAGGCCGGGCGGCTTGTTGAGGTTGCCATCACTGCTTGTCTTGGACACCTATAAGGGCCATCTTGTAAGCAGTGTGAAGACAGCACTTTCCGATCTCAAAACCGATCTGGCGATCATCCCAGGGGGTCTGACATCTATGCTCCAACCACTTGATGTGAGCATTAATAAGCCCTTTAAGGATAATTCGCGAAAGCTCTTTGTGGAAAGGAGGGCGTCTGGGAGCCCTTGTTTAACACCAACGGGACGGATCAGGCAGCCCTCACTTCAGCTTATGTGCTAGTGGATACGCGAAGCCTGGGACATGGAGTCTCCTGACGTCGTGCTGAAAAGCTTCAAAAGACCCGGATTTCAAACAATCTTGACGGAACGGAAGACGATGTGGTCTGGGACGACGTCGATGATGACTGCGACTGCGAGAACATCTCCGACGGCAGTAGCAACGACGACTAGTGTTTTAAAATAAAGGTAATGTTATCCTTACGTCTTGTCCATGGTTACTTGCTATCTGACGTGCGCGGAGAACGGGAATACACGTAAGTTGGAAATGTTGCGCGTAATTCCCCGTATAAATTGCGCTCCCTCAACTTTTCCACGCTTTTTAGGCAAAAAAATGCggaaattatgcgagtaaatatggtATGTATTATGTCAAATAAATGTCTACTTTAGCAAGAAGTTGCTTTAGTTATTTTAGGATACTGAATAACTGGGCGTCAGGTGTAAAAAATCAGCACAAGTCAATGGTATCCAGGACCGGATAAAAGACGAGCCAAAGAGGAAGGCTCCTGATTGTGTTACGCCGTATTTTCATTTGTCATCTGTCCAGTGTTGTGTgcattatctcaaactatgggctccaAGGGGAGCTGTTGGCTCGGCTCATGCTATGAAATGATTATATCGAGACCTGtcaccacaacagaaaaagcaACCGCCAGTTTCGTTTTCACTTACATTGCACATCCAGGAGCCCCTTTTGGAGCAAACATCGCGCAATAAGTCAGAAGAACACACAGTAGTAACAGGATCTGCTTTTTGGAGCTGTTCGGCACAAATAATAGGTACAGTAGTTCAATCACTGTTCTGGCGATGGAGTCCTCCACATTCCTCTGTCCCAAGGGACTTTGAGACACTCCGCGGGTGTGGAGTTCACCCGTAAGTAACGGCGAGTAATGACGCAGCATCTAACAGCATGCTGGCTCACCCACTTAGATAGCTTATGTCGTGTAATTAAATGGCCAGAACCGCTCATAAATGTCAACCAATGAGGAATCATTACCTACTCTAATTTACCGTAGTTGGTAATGCTCACAATGACTAGCCAACGACCTTGGGTGCCACAGACCTGAGTCTGGGcacctgagtctgggcacacagaggaaCAACACAAACACACGACTGTGTACCCATACTCAGGCTATTACATTACTGAGTTCATCCCCAAGCTGgcctgcatatacgccatcttgtgAGTCAATAGATGTAACAAAACCTGAATTTGCGGAACAACAAACTCGTGCAGACAACTGCATCTGCAAAAATATCATAACCGTAGGCAAACAATATGTCGAACCATGAGTGATGCCAAATAGCCGGTGGAGCTGGGGTGCGATCTAGCAATTTTTTCCCCTTGCAACTTCAAATCTACATTGACTCACACACCACTGGGCAAAGGGTGTAGGAAGAAATGATCCCTGCTTGCATGGGTGGAAAAAATTATCCTATATCGGCCCCATATTGACCTTTCTGCAAGCGAAACAATTATGTCTCTTCAGTCAATGAAGAATTTCATTCCtttttgttaaaatttgggaAGGTAGGTTTGAAGGCGGGGCAAACGAgatacaaacacacacacacacacacaaaaaaaaaaaaaactctaagGAGTAATAGCTTCTGCCTGCTGTCATCGTCTGGTACGAGAGCCACTGAATAGgggggtgattccatctcaactcaggcagggtggtccggacaccatcaccAATTTCCCGTGAAAAAATTTATGGTGTACTgcaacacgcatacacacaggagcaacaaatattttggctctatgttTTGTGGTCTGCCCGAAAAAAATTCCCAAAGAAATTGACTCGGCGACGGAGCTTTCTGACGGAAcgactttgacattttattcctcacCATCGGACGGTCCCAgactatagatttttttttgcacaatatgTCAGGTACAACTACTTTCAGCATGCGCAAACAGCACCGGTCAATTCTACGAGGGCAATCCGAAAAGTAAGGTCTCCGAAACGTTGGGGATCCAGAGAAGCTGTTCGTGCGGCTGCTGGCCGCACTGCTGTGATTGGCGCGTCCTCCTCTCCTATCCATTCATGCACGCGTCTCACTAGGATGCACAGTATTGGCTTGGCGGCCGTTGAGAATGGAGCTCCCGCTGGACGCTACCGCGAAGTGCGAACTTCGCGCAGTTATTCGATTTTTGAACGCAAAAGGCGTTCAACCGATCGAAATCCATCGCCAGTTGGTGGAAGTGTATGGAGGCTCATGCATGGGTGTCAAAAACGTCCGCAAGTGGTGCAGAGAATTTGCAGCCGGCCGTACTGAAATTCACGACGAACAGAGGAGCGGCAGACCGTCAATTTCCGACGAGACAGTCACGAAGGTTGAGCAAGCCATGCGTGAAGATCGGCGTGTCAGTCTGGATGATCTCAACATTTTGGTTCCTGAGGTTTCCCGAAGCACCATCCACAGGGTTCTaacaaaaaaattgcaatatcGGAAGGTGTGCGCAAGATGGGTGCCACGGATGCTGACGGAAGACCACAAACGGCAGCGAGTTGATTCTTCCCGCGAATTTCTTCGCACCTATGCAGAAGAAAAGGACAACCTCCTGGACTCGATTGTCACGGGAGACGAAACCTGGGCGTTTCACTTCACACCTGAAACCAAACAACAATCACGCGAGTCGCGGCACCCCTATTCGCCCAAGCCGCGGAAATTCAAACAATCACAATCCGCTGGTAAAGTGATGGCAACTGTGTTTTGGGACCGGAAGGGGGTATTGCTGGTCGACTTTATACCTGCAGGGACCACAGTAAACGCTGACAGGTACTGTGAGACACTGAAGAAGCTCAGACGGGCAATTCAGAACAGGAGAAGAGGGATGTTGAGCAAGGGCGTAAGCATTCTCCACGACAACGCTCGCCCACACGTCGCCCGTCAAACCGTCGCTCTCCTGCAAGACTTCGGTTGGAAAATCATCACTCACCCACCATATAGTCCGGACTTGGCACCAAGCGACTACTACCTCTTCCCTAAGTTGAAAGAACATTTGGCAGGAAGGCGATTCAGCAACGACGAAGACGTGAAAGATGAGGTTCAACGCTTCCTCAAGGACAAGGCGGCGAGCTGGTACGACATGGGCATCCAAAAACTACCACAGCGTCTTCAGAAATGCATCGACCGAAACGGCGATTATGTAGAAAAATAGATAATTGCTCAAGCTTCAAAATGATGTAAATATCACAGAAAATAAACAGTTCTTTGTCTTTCAAAAAAATAGGAGACCTTACTTTTGGGATTGCCCTCGTATTTTGATCTTTaattaaaaatcgccaaagttgcAACAAAGCTCACATTTTGCTCATATTTGTATTTACGCTGTACTCCTGCTATATACGCCATCAAAATATATGAGGTACCGCTGTGTAGGTCGAAGCACGCTCTTTAAATTGATGTAAAATTTACATCTCTGTACCTTGCCCACGTTCGTCAAGACGGTGTAAAGTACAGCTATGTTTtcgaatttttttattttttttttactctcgtTTCTCGAAAACCTCACCTTGAatttccttcatattttgtagCTATATAGCCCAGGCTATGACCTACATGTGTTCGCAAAATGGAAGGTTCCCTCTCAGCACAACTCGGGATAGCCCGCAACAAACGTGGAGTGTGGAGCACACGATGTACACCGCGACCGGGAGAACCACGCCAGATAGTTAACAGGATTATTGGCGTCTGCTACTGCCGACGTCTCCGGCTTTGAACAACTGAGCGCAGGATGCAGACATACCGCAAATCCCATCCTAGCAATATATTTTGAGTCTTTCTGACTCGTTTTTCCCACAGTCTGATCTCAATGCCGTTCACGTGAAGTTCAGCAACGTTCTGAGTCGATGGCTTGTGTTTTAGATATGAACTCCAAGTACAGTATGGATCGCGTGTAACTGTGCTGACTGTGCGGTGCTATGGTATCCATCTTAAAccaaaaaatcaaaagaacaacGCTGAGAGAGATgacctgagttgagatggaatcacccaggGATTTAGTGACCTGCCAGGTCGCGAGTTTGAGAGCTAGCCTTTGAAGCTTGCGTGGAATAACGGGAACTTGTTTCGTTTTGTATGTCCGCTTTACCACGAAGGCATTATTGCTGTCACGACACTTCCGTGTTTTTGTTTGGGGTCTTGAGGTATGAGATCGATGAACTCTTGCTTGTGTTTCAAACAGCCTTTGTAAAGGCTTTCAAAGGGGACCAAAGAACGATCACACAACATATATATTTGCGCTGAAACAGCCCAGCCCACGCAACCCTGGATTCGAGCTCTAAAAAGGACGATCCACCTTTAGGTTACCCTTGGTAAGTGTTTCACTCGTTGAGCTCTGAGTGATGTGATTCTGTGTGTAACCGTTGGATGTGTGTTGAAGACTGTCGACATACTGAAAACAGTTTGATGGTTGGTGTTACATAATAGTCTTGCTTGTAGAGGGCGAGGGCGAGgactctgctgccacgcgctacggcgctggtacgacagttctaccggcaccatcctagcgtgaggccacgaccatctgccccgacacattccatcatcgccggtcaagactcgtgtagaggaacaccacctcctctacaagctTGAGCGATGCCATAGTAGCCTGTGAGTGTTACTGCCTTTGCTCACCTAAATGTTCTTTAATACATGGACCCAGAATCTGGGATCAGCAGGCTAACAGGGTACAGACTAACCCACCGAAGCTGCTATTTGCAGCATAGCTGTCCTTGGGAGGTGCGACGTATAAGACATTGCGCAATATTTTGTAAAACTGTTGCCTTTACCCAACTCTTGCAAGTCTCACTTTCGCAGGAGTAGATCACTTTTTGATTTTCTATTTTTGCACTTTATCAAATGTACAACATCCATtggttccaacatgaagattaCTAACTTCAATGAAGGCAGCTGAAAGCTGTGCGTCGACAGATATGTGTACACTGAGCAAAAGTCCGTTGCTCCAGGAACCCGCTGGCACTGATCTAGGAGAGTCCATGGCTTCAAAGGAGCAGTCATTTGCAGCTAAGGAGGACACATCATCAGCATCTCCCATAAATATCTCCCCAAACAACAGCGTCTTCAACGTGGCGAAGGCTCAAAATACAATGAAGAATCCGGCAACGTAAGAAGAGCCAGCTACTATTGTAGCTCAAGCGATTTCATGTCTTACGCTTGAAGACAAGATAGTACTGAAAAGTGAAGCTAGCTTGAGGCGGTGTACATCCATGGCCAACACCGCAACATTTTGTTATATGTGACAACGGTATCAACACAAAAAACCGCATGACTGTATTTGCGGCAGTTAGTGGGCAGCAACTTCTTAGTGATAGTACCACATGGGACACTTTGGTGCAGGCCCGAAGCGCTCTGAACAGTTATACAGTGAAATCTTAATATACGGAAATCGGTAAAACAGAATTACGTGTACCCCGTAAATGGAACAACAGTAACAAACTTGTTTTCTTTCTCGCTGATGTTGTGCAAAAATACTCCCATTAATCGGAGGTAGAATTTCGACAACCTGTGCATAAAGGACACAGAAAATGTGACCTGCTAGGAGTGCTCCTCAAGATTTTAGAGTGCCATGGCTACGCGCATCGTAGCTATATTTCCGCTTCCGGCTTTCCGAACACGTTTTGTTAGGGTTAAGCCCAGGTCCTGTAGCTTTTTTTTCAGCTGCAGTGCCAGGGCACCCTGGTGCTCAgcaccagcagcagcagcagcagcttgAAGTGTCCTATAACTTTAGTGGCACCACTGGCAACTTGGGTGTTGTTTATGTAGAATCATGGCGCGGAGGTGTACACAGTATAGGTATCCGAGGTCCTTACTGCAGTGTGCATTCCAACAAGGCTCTCGTGAACTTCGAAATAACTATGCAGTGTGCTCCGTGTCTCATCGTTGCTCACCGTGTCTCATCGACGCTCATCGTTGGTTGATGTGTACAGACCAAGGATACGACACAGTGTGGTAGTGATGCGAGAGCACCATCCTCGCCCGCCCTCTCCCCCTCTCCCTAGCTAGTATGCCAGGGACGCAACAGGTAGCACCACCATGCCGTCCAGCGCTCCCAGAAGAGTTCTGCACAAGGATCGCCTGGTTGGAGAGCAGAATAACTTGAGCAGCCATGTTGGTGCCATGCCAGTACCTCGCGTGCTTACCACGCTTCGCGATGGTAATAAACAGGCGATGGTATCTCACGCACATGCTTCGTCTTGCCCCAGCTATCCCACAGTGAATGTCGTATTGTGGGCTCGAATGTGCATATATGCTGTATTTCTCGAAACTAAGACTTCCTACAGCTTTTTGTCCAGGACCTCAATGAAGTCCTGGTAAATGGTGTCCACATCGGGAGCAGCATTGTGCATATAAGACTTGTGGGCATTGTTTGTGATGCACCAGCAAGGGCGTATGTACAAGGAGTTAAAGGACACAATGCATATTTCGAGTGCACGAAATGCACTACAGAAGGCAGCTATCACAACGGTCGTGCGTGCTATCCTGACATCAATGCGCAGCTAAGGACTGATGAGGGTTTCCAGAATCATGTGCAAGAAGATTATCATGTTAATGACACAATATTAAGGGAGTTACTGATTGATCTAGTGAAGGCAGTACCATTAGATTACATGCATTTGATGTGTCTCGGCGTCGTTCACGAACTTTTGATGCTGTGGTTTAAAGGTGACAAAGCCTATCGTTTGGGAAGCACAGTCAAGGACCAAATATCTCGAGTCACTTAAGATTGAACCGTATGTTTGCTCCAAGTTTGGAAGGAGGCCTCATACACCAAGTGACATGGATCGTTGGTAGGCAACGGAATTTAGAATGCTGCTCCTCTACACGGGCCCAGTGGTGCTGCTCTTAAAAGTTCCATGCCACCTGTATGCGAAATTTATGGTGCTGCACACATCTATTACAATCATgtgccccctttttttttttgtaagaggTATGTGGATTACGCCAAAAAACTACTGAGGCATTTTGTGCAGGTGTTTGCTTCAGGTGCTTCAAGTGCTCAAGGCTTGCTACTAGTGACATACGTGAACATGGTGCCCTTGACACATGGAGCGCGTTCGCATTTGAAAACTACATGCAGAGCCTCAAACGAATCTTAAGGAAGCCTGCACGCCCTTTGGAGCAATCGTGTGATGGAAGAAACAAGAATTCCTCACAAAATCAGCTCTTCTACGTCACTCGCACCTCAGTGTGCAATCCAGCATAATTCTGGACCACTTGCTGTTGGCTGTCTGGGGCCAGAGTACAAAAAGGTGACTATTCCTCAGAAGTTCACGCTGAGAACAACCAAGCGCGACAATACTTGCAGAATGGTTGACGGATCGATCGTGCGAATTGACAATTTCGACAGACTGTCAGACAAGACAGATTGTTCTGATTGGAAGAAGATTTATCGACACCACAGACCTGTATGAGCATCCCTGCAAGTCATCGCTgcttggaatgaaacttgcgcgcAAGTTGTCATCATTGGATGTCTGGCCACTAACCAACATCCGTCAAAAGTGCTTGGGACTGCCATTCAAAAATAAGTTTGCAGTGTTTCCCCTGCTGCATTCTCGGTCGCCGGCGCCATTTTGTCGCTCTCACTTTTTGCATATAGTTCAATAGTCACAACACTTATTACTGGGGACTAACAAATATTTCATCGTGAAATTCGATCCCCAACGAGGATGACAGCATTGCCATCGTGCATGCTAATTGGATCGACGGAGACCGGTGCTTCTGGCCAAGTGAAAGAGACTCTAAAAGGCTCAGCCAGTGAATTGCAAAGGGTGAAAGGCCACAACCAAACTGGACCGTGCACAGCTGTATCATGCTATCCTCTTTCAGTATGCCATGGAATTTGTTGCACGAATATAATGCTTCAGTGCAACGGATATTTATACAGTGTCAAAGTGCTCACTGAGTTTATCTTCTTCGTGCAAGGCACATACGAAGAGGCACAAAGAAAGATTAAGAAAGCGGAGGTAACGTCCGATTTGTCAAGCGCTGCGGAACTTGGACGtgggaaacgaaaaaaaaaaaaaaaaactgacagaAACAGTTCTTGTTGGCATAGCCAGACAGCGTCTCAGCAAGAATGGACAACAGATTCGGAAGGCTTTGCTGATGTACCACCAAGGCCCCCCACTCCTCCCACATACATAGATTTGTCAGGCCACCAAAACGGAACTGAACTGCATAGTTTATTTCCTCACCagtcaaacaacaactttattttcggccttggagagtggggagtttcatcgcaacaggcgatactctaccccagtgcttggtggaatggggggaataaaatagcgtgcccctttacaataacgatcgaagtccgatggtgtccagaaatgtcagaagacctttgagcgcagagcgttgctgggctggattgggccagggaccaagcaatttcggtagggagaaagggcgagagtccagctgacgaagagactcggagagtgtggttcgggaaggttcgtagtgagtcAATATGAATTCAGCTATATAATTTCAGGTAGCTTGCAAATGCAAGCTACTTGAATAGTCCGTTGTAGAGCTTCCACATTGGTTTCAGTTCTGGTACGCTACGATGAAACACCATTTCACTGCAGAGCATATTATTGTTGGTAAGCCTACCGAGGTGCAGGATGTCACAGTCACCACCAGTGGTATGGACTGAATTTTAAATGCGTGTCTTCATCTAAGAGCAGAGTTAATATGAATGTTAGGTAATTATTTCTTGACGGCACGTCTTTCTATAGTAGGTCATTCCACAGTGACTTCGACACCAGTGAATGGAACTCTGCAACCATATTTGATGACTGAGGATGTTCCTGTGATGGTTCCCGAGTATATCCATATCCATGATGTCTCCGTCACCACATGTGGTATAAAATGATTTTTTATTTCATATCATAGCCCAAGAGCAAAGATATTATGTGAATGTTACTTAATTTATCGTTTTTTGACAGCTCATCTGTGTATCATAAGCTGacataaaaacaaatgtgtttttaCCTGTTATATGTAGTTATGCTGCTTTTCTGTTGTAATTTTTTATCACGACTGCAAATTACCCATGCAGGTGCTGCTGATGTATCAGTGCTCAGCTCTCTGCTTCTTGACACTAGCGAAGATTTCACAGCATACCTGGAGAATAAGTCACCGGCAACTGTAGAGCAAGTGCCACAGGGCACCGCAGACAACTACCTTCCTTCAAGTCAGAAACGGCTGTTTTGCAGTGGAAAGCCCTGTGACCAGGAGCTTCTCATCATGGACTTAAGGCGGAGACTAAATT includes these proteins:
- the LOC135392016 gene encoding histone-lysine N-methyltransferase SETMAR-like; its protein translation is MELPLDATAKCELRAVIRFLNAKGVQPIEIHRQLVEVYGGSCMGVKNVRKWCREFAAGRTEIHDEQRSGRPSISDETVTKVEQAMREDRRVSLDDLNILVPEVSRSTIHRVLTKKLQYRKVCARWVPRMLTEDHKRQRVDSSREFLRTYAEEKDNLLDSIVTGDETWAFHFTPETKQQSRESRHPYSPKPRKFKQSQSAGKVMATVFWDRKGVLLVDFIPAGTTVNADRYCETLKKLRRAIQNRRRGMLSKGVSILHDNARPHVARQTVALLQDFGWKIITHPPYSPDLAPSDYYLFPKLKEHLAGRRFSNDEDVKDEVQRFLKDKAASWYDMGIQKLPQRLQKCIDRNGDYVEK